The region caggagaggctgatgtcagactaTGACAAACTAaagactgaagagcaggagaaggacgccaagctgcagaaactcatgtgAATAAAGGACTCATCCGtgcttttatttatgttgaATGTGAGTTCATGTGGTTTTTGTCTGCAGGTTGCTAaatgagcagagggagcaggccagagaggacctgaagggcctggagggtcagggtaccaaagtatcatttattttgaaagggtttTTGTCCatacggaaatcaagaaaacggacaacttctaaaaacgagtgaagttgtccgttttcttgatttccgtacgttcaaatgccctttcaaaataaagatactttggtaccctggaGGAGAGCGTggtaagtatttcctgtttctacagtggaggagatgaagtccCCATGAGGCACAGTGAtcatgcatgcaaataaagattCCATCCTGTAAAACTTCTGCCGTGTCtgcgtttttgttgcataaccccctacTTGCATCTCTGGCAGCTCCCCAGGGGGGCGCTGCACTGCGTCCCCCCTTCTCTCTTAGGCATGCTTTGATCCAGGTACCAgccacagtggggtttgaaccccagcatcccctgcagaactggtctagtccagttCTCTGTGCCACCAccgccatacctttcacactgtcatctcttctcctggcgcatttatcctctttgttcaggatgtggctttaaaattcactgagaccaagatgggaGTTGAACCTGtaacctccagactctgagtcagtccactatctctttaggctacagagccagacatgcagcagagcctcagaggggcttttgcttctttatttggactcaaatcttgaaaacttaaagacattggatggatttgaaaggccaactcctgtccaggtctcctAAAGTCTATATTTTTACTCAGACTTTGAAAACAGATAAACCCAcggtaagatttgaacctgtgaacTCCTGATTCAGGGTCAGTGAGCTTTTCCACTGATCCACTGAGACACAGACCTGTTCAttttctcagaggatctgatctctgtttttggggactggacttaaaaatgcaccaagaatcaaacccacaaccttccaactctatggcagtcctctttactcccctgagtcagcgatttacaccagcagcttcaaaaatccacagaagatttgaaccaacaacctcatgATGCCAGAGCAGCTACCTGtccaactgagctaacacacaggcTAAAGGTAGCTGCAGCTTCTCTGAGACTTCACAtctggagtagaacatctctacgatccacaatctttgctgctggagaccattttcatactagagttgcacatctccatgagtgataatctttgctgctgaagaccattttcacatcttgagttgcacatctccatgagtgatgatctttgctgctgaggattattttcacatcttgagttgcacatctccatgagtgatgatctttgctgctgaggattattttcacatcttgagttgcacatctccatgagtgataatctttgctgctgaggattattttcacatcttgagttgcacatctcaatgagtgataatctttgctgctgaagaccattttcatatcTTGACTttcacatctccatgagtgttaatctttgctgctgaagaccgtTTTCATATCCTGAGTTGCACATCTCAatgagtgatgatctttgctgctaaagaccattttcatactttaGAGGAGATATAAATAGATATAAATGCATTGATGAAAAttatgaaacaaacttgtacacatcttGGGCTCTCTGTTTGCTTCTGGTCAATATTCATCACCAATAATGTGAACATTCAGTTAATGCTTTTAGCCTCTCAGTCATTCTTCTCCTGTGTAGTGTGCGTGCACAtgagggagagggagtgaggctgcaagcatgcaggagagagagatagagaaacagtggctgagccaagcagagcagaaagacgATTTGTGAAAATGACTATACAGtgattttttcataatttggagctgcattcaaaattttcagggcGCATGCCTCCTTCTCATTGgttttactgccaaaataaTGGCAAGCGCTTGAAATTAATGACGGGTATCatcaccctctgtttctgtgacagtGTGAGTGTTTCAAAGCTCACATAACCCATGGGTGCAGCGCGCCTTGTTGCTGGCATGCAACGGTTGCTTCGTATCCACTTTCACATAACACCTCGACATGCAACGGGTTGTGAGGGCCCGTtattgctgcttgcagctttaattgtaaatattttcattaaaacccAAATCCCCAACAGCACCATGAATAGTGAGAGGTACATGCAGCTTTTGGAACAagatatgataataataataataataataataataatgataaagcaGAAAAgccaacacaaacaaaaataaacagacaaacaaacaaaaatgacaaaaaaaaagatctgaatTACAGATTAAAAGCTTTTCGTAAAGAGGTgtgttttaagaagtgatttgaATGTGGGTAGGCTCCTGCAGTTTGAAATATGGGTTGGGAGAGAGTTCCAGAGGGAAGGGGCAGCTATAGAAAAGGCTCTGTCCCCCCAGGTTCAGTGATAGATATGATGTAAGATATGCTTCCATACAGATGACATCTGCATGGCAGCCAtattctgcatgagttacacCTCCATGACTTCACAGTAAAAGAATACAGGTACAAAACTGGCCTACCCGCTGTCCATACCTGTctccctttaaaaatgtatggcaCATTAAGAACGACACAATACATCAACAGAAACCTTGCTTGAATATATACATACAATATACAATATATACATTAAGCAAGAACAGCAAAGAATTCAACTTTCAATACCTCAGTGATTATGTTTAAGTGTCTTCAGTCCCTAGACACTTAGATTGTTATCAGAAGAAAGTTGATGTAATATAGCTGTAAACATGcttctgtcccaacttttttggtataTGTTTTagacatcaaatttaaaatatgtgtatatttcaacaaataataataatacagtgATTTGTCTGAACACTAAACATCTTGCCTTAGTGCTTTATTCAGTTGAAATTATATGGAAAAGGATTTTCATATCAGTGTGCTGTtgttattcatattttacacaacatcccaactttttggctttgtttgtcttattttttgaTTCAGAGTATGTGATGCGACACTGGAAGGAGGACTTCCTGGTTGGGTATCAGTTCCTGAATGGCTGCAACCCTGTAGTGATCCAAAAGTGCACCAAACTTCCAGAGAAGTTTCCCGTCACTCATGAGATGGTTTCAATCATTTTGGAGCGAAGGATGACCCTGGAGCAGGAAATGAAGGTACAAAGGTTTGGTTTCTTTCCTTAATTCCCCCTCTGatgttgattttaaatcaaTGCTCTGGCTCCAGGCAGGTAACATCTACATAGTGGACTATGAAGCATTGGAAGGCATTAATGCTAACAACACAGACCCAAGCACAACCCAGTACATAGCAGCTCCCATCTGTCTGCTCTACaaaaacactgagaacaagATCCTTCCCATCGCCATACAGGTACAGACATGTCACACAAGGAGTAAATAAAGTACAAGACCATTTCTGTTCTTTAACTTTCTAATGCTGTTTTTTCCAGCTTGGTCAGACTCCAGGAGTAGATACACCGATCTTCCTGCCCACTGACAGTCTGTGCGACTGGCTGCTAGCTAAGATGTGGGTCCGTTCGTCTGACTTTCAGTACCACCAGATCATCACACACCTGCTCAGGACTCACCTGATGACTGAGGTTTTTGCTATTGCTATGTACAGGCAGCTCTCTCCTGTTCATCCTGTGTTCAAGGTAAAAACATCTGAGTCACTCATTGATTTATCATTGATCTAATGATTGATGGCTGACAGATTGCTGTTTCTTCTTCTAGCTCCTCATCCCACATGTTCGTTTCACCATCGCTATCAACACCAAGGCCAGAGAGCAGCTCGTGTGTAAGGGTGGCCTCTTTGACAAGGTCAGTTTGGCAAATGTATAGATTATGGATAAGTAGTTAGATAAAGGAGCAGAACGTAAAATCTAAAGCACACACATAAGATAAATTAAAACAAGTGATGACAGAAAAGGTCAAAGAGCACCCAGTCGTATTCCCTAAACCTCATacatataaatattaaaaatatcttgCTGCATCATGCGAGTTGATTCTGGCTGTCCTGCATGATGTCTCCATCTGTATAAAGGCAAACTCTACAGGAGGAATTGGTCACATCCAGATGGTTcagaaaagcatgaaaacactGACCTTCAGGTCTCTGTGCTTCCCGGACATGATCAAGTCCCGAGGCATGGATAATAAAGATGAGGTGCCCATGTACTTCTACAGAGATGACGGCTACAAGGTGTGGGACGCCATCGAGAGGTGAAGAAgagctttttttatttgtagagAAATACAGCAGTTTAAATCAATCTCTACACATGACTGCTACCCTGTTCTCTTTTTGGCAGTTTTATGTCTGATGTGGTGAACATCTATTACAAGAGCGATGAGATGGTGCAGAAAGATGAAGAAATCCAGGCTTTTGTTAAAGATGTTTGCACCTCTGGTATGCAGGACTTGCACCACTGTGGTGGGTACATTATTCATTACACATGTCCTATTTCATCATTCCTTGTTTAGCATCACACCAAcaataaaaaggctttttttcagAGTTAGTCAAGCCACATAATGAGCAAATTCATAATATTGGACACTGTTAAAGGAGAGATCTTTAACTTTGAAATCTGTTAGTGCGAGCTATTGAAGCAGTCTGGATCATGTATATTTAAAACAAACCGAATCTTGCAATTTTCACAAGACCTGACatgtctgaaaatgtttgtgaCTTTTTGAACATGTTGAGGCCCTCAAAAGTCCAATGAATGATAAAGATAAGAAATAATTGTTTGGACTTAGGAATTACAATGACATCCTTGCACCAATTTGGTGCTTGGGCCATAGTTAGAACCAAAATTTTGATTGATGTTTAAAGacctttatttacttttttaaaattctggttAGCTCTGCACGAACTAAGACTGATTATTATTGTACAGGGTTCCCCAAGTCTCTGAAATCCCGTGAGGAGCTGATGGAGTACCTGACTATCATTGTGTTCACTGCTTCAGCTCAACATGCCGCTGTTAACTTTGGACAGGTGAGTGATGGCTAAAAATATCACTGCTGTATTCTTGGACTGTTCATAAGAGATTTGAGCATGTACGCAAAAAATTGAGTGATTCACTAGATTTAAgtaaaatccctttttttcatttgtatgtgatattaaaacttttgaaatcaaactttaaaaaaattgactGATCTGACTGTCTCAATTTTTGTAGAAGTTTTTTTAAGATTGTAAGCATAGATCCATTATTGTTTCACTCTCTAAAATTTTTCAAATGTCCTGCATGCTTCATCTTTGTGTATCTTGTGTAGTTTGACTGGTACTCCTGGGTTCCTAACGCTCCATCCACCATGCGGAGACCTCCACCTAACCAGAAGGGTTTGGCTGATATGAACTTGATCATTGAAAGTCTCCCTGATCGTGGGCGCTGCAGCTGGCACCTGGGGGCTGTCTGGGCACTCAGCCAGTACCAGGAGAACGAGGTACAGAGAGGACACACTATGTCCAAACACCAGCACTCATTTTGTATACTTACTCAGCTCAGCAGGGACCaacttctgttaaaaaaaacaaagaagtgcGTTTCTGGGTTGCCATTGACCATGTGGTTAGgtcgtgccccatgtacgcTGTTGGCCAGGGCTCAAGGTCAGCCTGCAgcctctttcctgcatgtctcacccccactctctcatccttaTGTCAACCTCTATACATTATACTCCTCTCTAaagtaaaggcataaaaggttaaaaaatatatcttaaaaaatgtctgattcTGAACCACCTCGCTCCCTCTGCAGCTGTACCTGGGGGTGTATCCTGATGAACACTTCATAGAGAAGCCAGTGAAGTCAGCCATGGAAAAATTCAAGAAGCAGCTAGAGGAGATAACCAGCTCCATCAAGAGGAGGAACGAGGGAAAGAAGCTGGCGTACTACAACATGTCACCTGATAAGATCCCGACCAGTGTAGCAGTTTGAGACTCAAAATCACTCTCACTGTGGTCAGGGTCGCCATGTTTATACTTACAGTATGATTTACAAATCAGGTATAATGCAACTTTTACTGATTCTACTTAGTTTTCCAAACATGCTGATTAAAAGACAATTGTAGTCACCGCTTATCTACAtatattcacaaaaaaattatCCTAAGAATTTTATAACCATTTATGTTATTCCTACATGCTCTGATTAATCTGCTGAAGAGTGGGTTGATCCAGAGGAGGGAGCGTGGAGAACAGACCCCTCCCTCTCGTTTAAGAGTGAACGTTAGAACTCACAGAGAGCAGTTATGTTTATTTACTCACAACATATTCATATAACCATTTATGCTTGTCCTTTTGTGATTTaataataaatcttcaaaacGTCAGTCGCTGTCCAGAGATCATTAATAAGTTGGGAAGTGGAGTCACAGTCACGAGGGCTCATTACTTTGGATATGAGACTGATCCATAATTAATAGTTTTGttaatgaattaaaggttttaattaataaataattgcaatattttattggttattaaatAACCAATCCGTACAGGCAGTGGTGCCCTATTCTTCTTCGAGGTTTATTGATAATATTCATTTATTATCACTATTTATCGCTACAGTTGGTTGCAACAATAAGGCTTAGTGCATCTGcactcactttttaaattttactggcgaaagcagcagaaatgctaaaaaaaaaatcacttcaaaTCATTTCCTGACCCGCTATTCGGAATGTGTGCACGTGCCTGCAAACAGGTTTCGGAGtaatacatccatccatctatctaggGAATGTCTTTTTCAGAGATTTCACAGGCAGCTTATTACAGCAGGACAATACAGATCCACATTCTGcacgagttacaacagcatggcttcacaataaaaaagtGCAGGTACAAGACTTGCCTGCATGATGTCCAAACATGTCACTGAGTATGTATGGCACTATTAAAACCATAACATGACAACAGAAACCCTGCAATGTTAAACAACTCCAGATATACACTACGTGAAGCAAGAATTGGAAAGAAAAGTGTATCattagaagaaaaggtgatgtaacacTGTTCCAACTTTTATGGAACATGGTGTAGGCATCAAATTAGAATTGTGTAAACATCAAAACCGTATTGGACTGAACATAAAAGCATCTTGCCTTTGTCCTGTATTCAACagaaaattggtttagaaggatttgaaaatcattgcgtCCTTTTACACAATGCCATTTTTTGGGgaattattttttcagattgtttttGTCCCCTGTTATGGGTTGAATGGCTATTCaaagctttaaatgttgttctGAGTCACTAACATCCTCTCTCTGTTTGATCTTCAGCACATGGCCTTCACCacatctacatgcctaaatgtgTTGGTTGTTTCCATGTAATTGGCTGATTTGATAGTTGGGCTAATCAGCAGTtcaacaggtgtacctaataaagtgacagAGGAGTGTAAAGCTGTTAAGGCTTTGATGAAGTTAATGCTTTATAACTGATACTATTCATACAGGATGAGCATCATTCATTATGAAATCAGAGAGACTGaatcaaaaatgttaaaagtaacttaatttttatttggttgttCTTTTTAACTCTACATACTTTGTTCAAATGGgaaattaaactgaaaacacatcaatattctttaaaaacataagtACTTTTACCAAATTTTTTACAATTACTATCCCAAAGAAAATTCACAAACAAACTTGTGGAATGATATCATAAGACAGGGGAAACAGTCGTATATGTTCAAGTCCAGTCAGTAGTAAACAAATGTAGCTTTATGCAAGTTACACTCTTCCCAGACATGATAAAAATATAAGCAACAGGGTAAAGACAGAAAAGTTGACACTTATGCctaaaaaaagttgggatggggGAGCCTGAGAGTGCCCTCACTCTTAGCTGCTTAAAAGATTTATACAAGCAAAAATCAATCCATGATGACAGAAAGAAGGTAAGAAAGCGAAAGCTGCTCTGGGAGAGGGACATGTCGGCTAAAGTGGTCTCAGTTGTCTTCAGGACGACATAACAATGTCTTCTCAGACTTTATGAAAGGAGCCAGCTCCTATGAGTAGAgagtataaaaaaaatcctccatgTCAAGGAAACTAAATATTCCAGGTTGTTTTATGTATAAAATATGTTCAAGTTAAATTCTGTTTAATGCTGTCTAAAGTTTAAAACTAAACTCTGAAGGGAAATAAAGGGAATTCACACTGGAAGtcaatcacatttttaacaatgttAATAATATCTTAATGATAAAgtgcaaaagaaaaagtgatttcCTGTATTAATGACTGGGAAAACAAAGTGTAAATTGCATAAAATTACTAATGAAAGggatttaaatgaacaaattttactctcttttcttttaaaaataaatacaacacaaaaaatgaagaaataatcaTTGTATTCCCAGAAGATATCCTGGACATTAAACACCATTACATTACTACAGAATAGAAGAACAACAAAAGGGTAATTGCACTTTTTATCTGTCTAATTGCACTGAGCCTCATGGGTAATGAAGTTTCAGAGAAGCTTCTCTTTACTAGGTCTTAATCCAACTTGACACACAACAACTCCCTCGGCtcaaattacacatttaaatcatattaGACTCCAGATCTCATGTCACAAAGGGGCTCATACACAAAATACAGTTTGCATTGCTGCAAAACTCAAAAAGCAGGTTTCATTTATTGCTGCTGCTGAGCAGTAATAGTCAGGTATGTTTGTTGGACCTTAGTTGTTGTTCACAGACAGTTTACTGGTATCAAAGAcggtttgtaaaaatgtgtgtatgtgctgCTGGAATGGCTGTGAGGCTCAACATGAGCCCAGCATCGCTGTGCTCCCACGTACACAAAAGCACTTATAATGACTGTAAGCACAAAACACATTATCACCCTGAGAAATCCACTGCTGCCTTTCTTAGGCTGCACACCCTGCTCCACACCAGGAGGGGGCGCTGCAGTCATCTCATAACTGATGACTGTCACAATATAAGGATGTGCTGCAGCATTAATATGAAAGCTCTCTGTGGATGGGTGCAAAGAAGATGTCATCTTTAGAGCAAAAACAGCATACTTGCAGTTTTAACTGTGCTTCCTTTTTTGAGacatttaagaaaagaaatGCCTCATTtggccttatttaaactgcagatgtgaggaaaaagtcaaatgaGAGAAACATTATGACAATCTTGTGATCAAATCTTAAAATAGACTTCTCAAGAGAGAGATAGAAAGCAGAAAATGCTTGCTCGTGATCTTAAAGTAACGTATTAGCATTACTCTCTTGTATAAACTTTGTGCTAGTGTGTTAATCCTGTAAAGAATAGTTGTAAATGCTTGTTTTCTGACCTGCAGAGTGAAAAATATCTGAAAGCATTAAAGTTTAAACACCCACTCACTGTAAGGCCAATCAGTGCACGGCCTGCATGATGGGAGCACTCGGGGGGCAAGCTAAAACAGGCAGCTGTAGATTTTCTCAAAGCGTCTCCCGTGACGAAGCGAACAAATCAAACGTATTAAAAACTGCACAGGGAATATCACTCTGTAAATACTGTGTCATTCACATGATAGAAAAACATGAGCGACGCTGTTTATGTCAAAAGGCTCTCGTTATGATCTCAAGACACGGAAATTACCTTGCAATTTCCTGTGACCagtaaaaaatgttgtttgattattattattttttaaccttttatttattttttaatcattttttaaaaactttacatTCTCAAAGCCTTCATGTTGGGGTAGAGAAGTCATGTGGCTGggttttcctttttcttcatcttttttctattttgacaaaaacacacatcttTCATCCAACATGATTCcttttttaaccccatttccttttttgtcaTCCATGGAAGGGCTTTAAACATGTGCGTACGAGGAAATGCAAAGACaaataaacaggaaacaaaCATTTCCACGTTCGTTTGCATGCGCTCTCCCCATCGTACAACACGAAAGACATAAGAAAGAACAAGAGGATGGACGGGGGGAGGTTGTCTTGggaactaaaaaaaacaaaagtgctTCGTTCAAGGCCTGGTCCGATCCAGACCAGCTCAGGGCTGACAGACCAGCGGTGATGGCAGTAGCTGGATTGTTCCAGAGATCCAATGCGTGGCGCTACATACTGATCCACGGCAGGCTAACCCGACACTCACAGGAGGTAAAAACGAACATATCTAACAAACCCACAAGTAAACAAACCACGCATCAGAGATGTATAGTCCTCCAGAGCCTTATTTTGAGTCTGTTTGTCTCAGTCCTGCTCTCCCAGAGGTGAACAtttaagtgtgtttgtgtttatagaCTGGTGTGCTCCAGGCCTCTTCAGACATTTACAGAAGTCAGTAAAAACAGTCCGGTCCTGGGAAAAGAAAAGCGGCAACAGTCTGGAGGGAGGGATAAAATCTGGCAGGATGGATGTTGATTGAAGAAGATAGACCCGGTCTGGTGGTCTCTGGCTGAGTTCTGGGTTTATAAAATGACCAGAAAAGGATGAGGGGTCAGCGGGATCAGAGGAAGGGAAGTGGTCTGCTTATTCCTCCGTTAAGAATCCTTTCCACTTACACCGCTCTTCCCTCtggctctgtttgtgtgtgtatgaacATGGACCGCATGGTCAGACGTGGAGCACCTCCATACTGTAgtcctctgtctctgtgtaCTGGGAGGAGTTTGTGTCAGACTGGGCCGGGGCCAGCGCCTCCTTGTTCTCAAGACTTGGCTCCAGGAGAGGCGGCTTCTCCAGCACCAGCTTTTTACATGTGTCGGGACGGTTCTGCACATATATGACCCGGTTGTAGGCCTTGAGTCTCCTCCATAGATGGATGTAGACTTTGCACTGGACGTACATGAACACCAGTCCGCCTGTAAAGCCAATCGCCACCACCACTAGCTTGGTCCAGAAAGGCCAGTCAGTGACACCTGGGGGAGAGAGGAcaaacagaagagaaaatgtGCACGagtcaaacacagaaaataaacattacTGCCAAAAAATCCATATCATATTGGAGAAAGTAAGATTTGTAccttatttttgcattaatatgATAGTTTCTTAAATCGTGAAAAAATAACATCTTCTTTATAACAGACTAACTTTGTGAGTAATATTCCACAGAGAATCttaatatgataaaaaatgtatctttCTTACTCCAGACTATTCAAGTCAGTCTGCATTTTTAACTCCATAGTATTGAAAATGACATTAATTTCAAAGTGATTTCATGCTGAAGCAACATAAAGCAAAGAAATGAGCGCATCATGGTCCAGCaaggatgtttttgcatgtcatttcctttttttatcctGCTATCTCCTCAGTGCTGCTGTGAAATTCAGACATTAAATGCCctacacataaatatatatgagacaaaaagattttacaaaatgagagttttgtgcaaaaacatttctatgGCCAGTGAATGTAAAACTAGCAAAGCCCCTGACTCACCAAATGCTTTTATCCCCCAGTAAGGAGGGGGGAACGTTGCATTATGGGGAAGTTTAAATATTGGGAAAAAGCTGCATcatccaaaacaaaaacaaaagagggaGAAATGTGATCTtctaaaacagcagaaaaagccAACCTTATAGGCTCAATCTTTTCAGAGACATAAACTAAAGGAAAGGTCTTAACCTACAAGATCCTGTCTGTGAGGATTTATATTTggattaagataaaaaaaagtgtgcTATAACAGGAAGCATACCGACTAAATCAAACAACTAGCATTGCTTGAATGCAAGATGCCTGTTTTGTGCACTTAAAAGTGAAGCATTCCTTATTTTGTATGATGATAATAGAGTGCTGCAGTCATGAGTCAGAAAATCTTGAAATGTGTTAACACTTTAGCACATCTGGTTCCACTGTCTAAGAGTCTATGGGATATCTGAATGAGTTATCGGGTAGATACTTGAAATAAAGTCTGTGGGAAACACAAGCTTAAGAGATttcattgtaaaataaatgtaatttgtGTGCTTGAAGCTTTTTCACAACTAATAAAGGCAGTTGCTAACAAGTGGCTAGCTAGGACTGCATAGTTTGTCAGGGACATTAAATATCATCATGCTGAAGATGTCACCTGATTTACTAGGGGTAGACTGATTATTGGCCTGACTGATTATTGAGGCTGGTAACTGTATCAGCATTTTAATTTGACAATTGATAAATGTTCTGTATGGAacacacaatctgattggctagatgtcacatgagtcGTAGTCAATCACCACTTAAGCCTGAGTGCTACTGACACAGTGAGCGTCTgccatcacttcctgttttcctgctgcattcATGTTGCTCTGTGCTATTTCTCATGTTAGTAGAGCTGGGGCTAAagtgttcattttattttatttttttgatcatacagttttacttttgccacattaattaCATTTGTACAGCATAATAAATGCATACTTGTTTCAAATAcaccatattgccaaaagttttcactcacccatccaaataattcaaatcaggtgttccaatcacttccatggccacaggtgtataaatcaagcacctaggc is a window of Cheilinus undulatus linkage group 6, ASM1832078v1, whole genome shotgun sequence DNA encoding:
- the LOC121511143 gene encoding polyunsaturated fatty acid 5-lipoxygenase-like isoform X2, with translation MVGENLGDIVLLKIEKKKSLVQDDWYCRYITVKTPSGDYVVFPCYRWLVDDLEVVLRDGRAHLPQDDKNSLVQQHRQKELEMRRKAYRWKEWQPGFPMSIDANRHSDLPRDIQFDSEKEADFFQNFKKAMENLYVNQFMNMFQSSWGGFGDFEKIFWRIKNPNSEYVMRHWKEDFLVGYQFLNGCNPVVIQKCTKLPEKFPVTHEMVSIILERRMTLEQEMKAGNIYIVDYEALEGINANNTDPSTTQYIAAPICLLYKNTENKILPIAIQLGQTPGVDTPIFLPTDSLCDWLLAKMWVRSSDFQYHQIITHLLRTHLMTEVFAIAMYRQLSPVHPVFKLLIPHVRFTIAINTKAREQLVCKGGLFDKANSTGGIGHIQMVQKSMKTLTFRSLCFPDMIKSRGMDNKDEVPMYFYRDDGYKVWDAIESFMSDVVNIYYKSDEMVQKDEEIQAFVKDVCTSGMQDLHHCGFPKSLKSREELMEYLTIIVFTASAQHAAVNFGQFDWYSWVPNAPSTMRRPPPNQKGLADMNLIIESLPDRGRCSWHLGAVWALSQYQENELYLGVYPDEHFIEKPVKSAMEKFKKQLEEITSSIKRRNEGKKLAYYNMSPDKIPTSVAV
- the LOC121511143 gene encoding polyunsaturated fatty acid 5-lipoxygenase-like isoform X1, with the protein product MPCYTVTVFTGSQTYAGTDNDVYITLVGTKGCSKRTLLDKALYNDFERGEKTSYDVMVGENLGDIVLLKIEKKKSLVQDDWYCRYITVKTPSGDYVVFPCYRWLVDDLEVVLRDGRAHLPQDDKNSLVQQHRQKELEMRRKAYRWKEWQPGFPMSIDANRHSDLPRDIQFDSEKEADFFQNFKKAMENLYVNQFMNMFQSSWGGFGDFEKIFWRIKNPNSEYVMRHWKEDFLVGYQFLNGCNPVVIQKCTKLPEKFPVTHEMVSIILERRMTLEQEMKAGNIYIVDYEALEGINANNTDPSTTQYIAAPICLLYKNTENKILPIAIQLGQTPGVDTPIFLPTDSLCDWLLAKMWVRSSDFQYHQIITHLLRTHLMTEVFAIAMYRQLSPVHPVFKLLIPHVRFTIAINTKAREQLVCKGGLFDKANSTGGIGHIQMVQKSMKTLTFRSLCFPDMIKSRGMDNKDEVPMYFYRDDGYKVWDAIESFMSDVVNIYYKSDEMVQKDEEIQAFVKDVCTSGMQDLHHCGFPKSLKSREELMEYLTIIVFTASAQHAAVNFGQFDWYSWVPNAPSTMRRPPPNQKGLADMNLIIESLPDRGRCSWHLGAVWALSQYQENELYLGVYPDEHFIEKPVKSAMEKFKKQLEEITSSIKRRNEGKKLAYYNMSPDKIPTSVAV